Proteins from a genomic interval of Rosa chinensis cultivar Old Blush chromosome 2, RchiOBHm-V2, whole genome shotgun sequence:
- the LOC112183454 gene encoding MAPK kinase substrate protein At1g80180 gives MAELQRSESTFRRQGSSGLIWDDKFLQRALNQVEAEKQAEAAAAAGGGGSDGPAADGGAPGGRGYRTVKVAPPMMDPPSPKVSGCCGVFGKPAASKRPRSNQRRSK, from the coding sequence ATGGCGGAATTGCAGAGGTCAGAGAGCACTTTCAGGAGGCAAGGATCTTCCGGTTTGATTTGGGACGACAAATTTCTACAGAGGGCTTTGAATCAAGTCGAGGCCGAGAAGCAAGCTGAAGCTGCCGCCGCTGCCGGCGGCGGCGGCTCCGACGGTCCTGCAGCTGACGGCGGAGCTCCAGGAGGGAGGGGGTATCGGACGGTCAAGGTTGCGCCGCCGATGATGGACCCGCCGTCGCCGAAGGTGTCCGGGTGTTGTGGAGTATTCGGAAAGCCGGCGGCGTCGAAGCGGCCCAGATCGAACCAGCGGAGATCGAAGTAG